The following coding sequences lie in one Xanthomonas hyacinthi genomic window:
- the mrcB gene encoding penicillin-binding protein 1B: MPRRYDDDTDDQDTDDLDSGASPWRRRLLTWGLAATALGLGFLIPYTVYLNKQVTQRFGELRWQIPTRVYARPLALAADTAMDAQTLKTELDAASYREDAGAQRPGSYQQDGSRFVIASRGYIDVDGRVAPRRVEVSLSGGRVAALRDAQTRKSLTVARLDPARIATLYGQKQEERRLVRVDEVPELLVTGLQAVEDRDFNYHHGIDLSGMLRAAWVMVRSGGKSRQGASTLTQQLARSGLLGIGKEQTLTRKFNEILYALIMEARYDKRTILEAYLNQVYLGQRGSQAIHGVASGAEFWFGRELDALPPEQVALLIGLVKGPSYYDPRRFPERALDRRNFVLGKLRESELIDEPTYRQALAAPLGVPASPGLVAANRFPAYVDLVRRQLARDYPESALQGAGLSVLTGMSPSAQAYAEGAVTRTLTALGTNKKRPPLQAGLVLTDTHNGDVLAVVGSRDVSQPGFNRAIEAQRQVGSLLKPFVYLLALAQPDHYSLASWVDDAPVTVQLSRGKRWTPGNADNRSHGTVRLVDALAHSYNQATVRIGMQVGPERVAQLIKVLAGLEAENNPSLILGATDQSPYAMTQLYQFLASGGEIQPLHAVRGVLDPQGKLLKRYDKAPAPAQAGDSVAANLVGLALQQVVSNGTARQLLGDGLGKLSPAGKTGTSNDGVDSWYAGYTGDHLAVIWIGNDQNKQTGLYGATGAMRVWSGIFARLPSSPLKVQGKGIDWQWMDPAGSNSTDASCPGARQFPFVVGFAPAYAPCAPPQALPEQAQSADGEESHGGGWRSWFGLDKKKETPPADAASTPPAQ; this comes from the coding sequence GTGCCACGACGCTACGACGACGATACCGACGATCAGGACACCGACGATCTCGACAGCGGCGCCTCGCCCTGGCGCCGGCGCCTGCTCACCTGGGGCCTGGCCGCGACCGCGCTGGGCCTGGGCTTCCTGATCCCGTACACGGTCTATCTGAACAAGCAGGTGACGCAGCGCTTCGGCGAGCTGCGCTGGCAGATTCCGACCCGGGTCTACGCCCGCCCGCTGGCGCTGGCGGCGGACACGGCGATGGACGCGCAGACGCTGAAGACCGAGCTGGACGCGGCCAGCTACCGCGAGGACGCCGGCGCGCAGCGCCCCGGCAGCTACCAGCAGGACGGCAGCCGCTTCGTCATCGCCAGCCGCGGCTACATCGACGTGGATGGCCGGGTCGCGCCCCGGCGCGTGGAAGTGAGCCTGTCCGGCGGCCGCGTGGCGGCGTTGCGCGATGCGCAGACACGCAAGTCGCTGACTGTCGCGCGGCTGGATCCGGCGCGCATCGCCACCTTGTACGGGCAAAAGCAGGAAGAGCGGCGGCTGGTGCGGGTGGACGAAGTGCCCGAGCTGCTGGTCACCGGCCTGCAGGCGGTGGAAGACCGCGACTTCAACTACCACCACGGCATCGACCTCAGCGGCATGCTGCGCGCGGCGTGGGTGATGGTGCGCTCCGGCGGCAAGAGCCGGCAGGGCGCCAGCACCCTGACCCAGCAGCTGGCGCGCAGCGGCCTGCTCGGCATCGGCAAGGAACAGACGCTCACCCGCAAGTTCAACGAGATCCTTTACGCGCTGATCATGGAAGCGCGCTACGACAAGCGCACCATCCTGGAGGCCTATCTGAACCAGGTGTACCTCGGCCAGCGCGGCAGCCAGGCGATCCACGGCGTGGCCTCGGGCGCGGAATTCTGGTTCGGGCGCGAACTGGATGCGCTGCCGCCGGAACAGGTGGCGCTGCTGATCGGCCTGGTCAAGGGGCCGTCCTACTACGACCCGCGGCGCTTCCCCGAGCGCGCGCTGGACCGGCGCAACTTCGTGCTCGGCAAGCTGCGCGAGAGCGAGTTGATCGACGAACCCACCTACCGCCAGGCGCTGGCCGCGCCGTTGGGGGTGCCGGCCAGTCCGGGCCTGGTCGCGGCCAACCGCTTCCCGGCCTACGTGGACCTGGTGCGCCGCCAGCTGGCGCGCGACTACCCGGAAAGCGCGCTGCAGGGCGCCGGGCTGAGCGTGCTGACCGGCATGTCGCCGTCGGCGCAGGCCTATGCCGAAGGCGCGGTGACGCGCACCCTCACCGCGCTGGGAACCAACAAGAAGCGGCCGCCGCTGCAGGCCGGGCTGGTGCTGACCGACACCCACAACGGCGACGTGCTGGCGGTGGTTGGCAGCCGCGACGTGTCGCAGCCCGGCTTCAATCGCGCGATCGAGGCGCAGCGCCAGGTCGGTTCGCTGCTCAAGCCGTTCGTGTACCTGCTGGCGCTGGCGCAGCCGGACCACTACTCGCTGGCCAGCTGGGTCGACGATGCGCCGGTGACGGTGCAGCTCAGCCGCGGCAAGCGCTGGACCCCGGGCAATGCCGACAACCGCAGCCACGGCACGGTGCGCCTGGTCGATGCGCTGGCGCATTCGTACAACCAGGCCACGGTGCGGATCGGCATGCAGGTCGGGCCGGAGCGGGTGGCGCAGCTGATCAAGGTGCTGGCCGGGCTCGAGGCCGAGAACAATCCGTCGCTGATCCTGGGCGCGACCGACCAGAGTCCGTACGCGATGACCCAGCTGTACCAGTTCCTCGCCTCCGGCGGCGAGATCCAGCCGCTGCATGCGGTGCGCGGTGTGCTCGATCCGCAGGGCAAGCTGCTCAAGCGCTACGACAAGGCCCCGGCGCCGGCGCAGGCAGGCGATTCGGTCGCCGCCAACCTGGTCGGACTGGCGCTGCAGCAGGTGGTCAGCAACGGCACCGCGCGGCAGCTGCTCGGCGACGGCCTGGGCAAGCTGTCCCCGGCTGGCAAGACCGGCACCAGCAACGATGGCGTGGACAGCTGGTACGCCGGCTACACCGGCGATCATCTGGCGGTGATCTGGATCGGCAACGACCAGAACAAGCAGACCGGCCTGTACGGCGCCACCGGCGCGATGCGGGTGTGGTCGGGCATCTTCGCGCGGCTGCCGAGTTCGCCGCTGAAGGTGCAGGGCAAGGGCATCGACTGGCAGTGGATGGACCCGGCCGGCAGCAACAGCACCGACGCCAGCTGTCCCGGCGCGCGCCAGTTCCCGTTCGTGGTCGGCTTCGCCCCGGCGTATGCGCCGTGCGCGCCGCCGCAGGCGCTGCCCGAGCAGGCGCAGTCCGCCGATGGCGAAGAGAGCCATGGCGGCGGCTGGCGCAGCTGGTTCGGCCTGGACAAGAAGAAAGAAACGCCGCCTGCCGACGCGGCGTCCACCCCTCCGGCGCAATGA
- a CDS encoding tetratricopeptide repeat protein: MTRYTPTVAIAALSLLLASCVSAPPPPPPRPVDTTTPAQRLAAIEASGGADDTELSVQPLRDPQVEDLRDSAKRKRAAGDLAGAAAALDQALQLVPEDPALLQDRAEVALLLKDDAQAEAFARRAIDLGSQTGPLCRRHWATIEQSRLARGQKENAASAHAQIERCTVPGVKRY, translated from the coding sequence ATGACCCGATACACCCCCACCGTTGCCATCGCCGCGCTCAGCCTGCTGCTGGCCTCCTGCGTCAGCGCGCCGCCGCCCCCGCCGCCGCGGCCGGTGGACACCACCACCCCGGCGCAGCGGCTGGCGGCGATCGAGGCCAGCGGCGGCGCCGACGACACCGAACTGAGCGTGCAGCCGCTGCGCGATCCGCAGGTCGAGGACCTGCGCGACAGCGCCAAGCGCAAGCGCGCGGCCGGCGACCTGGCCGGCGCGGCGGCGGCGCTGGACCAGGCCCTGCAACTGGTGCCGGAAGACCCGGCGCTGCTGCAGGACCGCGCCGAAGTGGCCTTGCTGCTGAAGGACGATGCGCAGGCCGAGGCCTTCGCCAGGCGCGCCATCGACCTGGGCTCGCAGACCGGCCCGCTGTGCCGGCGGCACTGGGCCACGATCGAGCAGTCGCGGCTGGCGCGCGGGCAGAAGGAGAACGCGGCGTCCGCGCATGCGCAGATCGAGCGCTGTACGGTGCCGGGGGTGAAGCGGTATTGA
- a CDS encoding GMC family oxidoreductase yields the protein MYDYIIIGAGSAGCVLANRLSEDRDCKVLLIEAGPRDRNPFIHMPAGLARLAGNRRINWNYLTAPEPALNDRRLWWPRGKVLGGSSSINAMCYVRGVPADYDDWAAAGAEGWDWRGVLPYFRRSERNSRGGDALHGGDGPLHVSDLRYHNPLSDVFIAAGEQAGFAHNRDFNGPQQQGVGLYQVTQKDGARCSAAVAYLAPAQARANLQVITDALVLRLLLEGERVVGVAYAQRGAEVQARAAREVLLSAGAVNSPQLLMLSGIGPADELQRHGITVRLDQPQVGANLQDHLDVCTLYRTRPGISYDRRNQLKIAVDYFLRGHRGAGSSNIAEAGGFIRSPQAPDARADIQLHFVPAMLDDHGRNRLPGDGFTLHACHLQPRSRGRLSLNDADPRTPARIQANYLSDPDGFDLRMLVECARLARRILQQPAFAPWRGAALLPVREDLDEAGLIAYIRAKAETIYHPIGTCRMGSDAQAVVDPQLRLRGLDGLRVIDASVMPRLVSGNTNGPTLMIAERAADLIRGHSVLRAG from the coding sequence GTGTACGACTACATCATCATCGGCGCAGGCTCGGCAGGCTGCGTATTGGCCAATCGGCTCAGCGAGGATCGCGACTGCAAGGTACTGCTGATCGAGGCCGGGCCGCGCGACCGCAATCCCTTCATCCACATGCCGGCGGGACTGGCGCGGCTGGCCGGCAACCGCCGCATCAACTGGAACTACCTCACCGCGCCGGAGCCGGCCTTGAACGATCGGCGCCTGTGGTGGCCGCGCGGCAAGGTGCTGGGCGGCTCCAGTTCGATCAACGCGATGTGCTACGTGCGCGGCGTGCCCGCCGACTACGACGACTGGGCCGCCGCCGGCGCCGAGGGCTGGGACTGGCGCGGCGTGCTGCCCTATTTCCGCCGCAGCGAACGCAACAGCCGCGGCGGCGATGCGCTGCACGGCGGCGACGGGCCGCTGCACGTGTCCGATCTGCGTTACCACAACCCGCTCTCGGACGTGTTCATCGCTGCCGGAGAGCAGGCCGGCTTCGCCCACAACCGCGATTTCAACGGCCCGCAGCAACAAGGCGTGGGCCTGTACCAGGTCACCCAGAAGGACGGCGCGCGCTGCTCGGCGGCGGTCGCCTACCTGGCGCCGGCGCAGGCGCGCGCCAACCTGCAGGTGATCACCGACGCGCTGGTGCTGCGCCTGCTGCTCGAAGGCGAGCGCGTGGTCGGCGTGGCCTACGCGCAGCGCGGCGCCGAAGTGCAGGCGCGGGCCGCGCGCGAGGTGCTGCTCAGCGCCGGCGCGGTGAACTCGCCGCAGCTGCTGATGCTCTCGGGCATCGGCCCGGCCGACGAACTGCAGCGCCACGGCATTACCGTGCGCCTGGATCAGCCACAGGTCGGCGCCAACCTGCAGGACCATCTGGACGTGTGCACGCTGTACCGCACCCGCCCGGGCATCAGCTACGACCGCCGCAACCAGCTGAAGATCGCCGTCGACTATTTCCTGCGCGGCCACCGCGGCGCCGGCAGCAGCAACATCGCCGAGGCCGGCGGTTTCATCCGCTCGCCGCAGGCGCCGGACGCGCGCGCCGACATCCAGCTGCATTTCGTGCCGGCGATGCTCGACGACCACGGCCGCAACCGGCTGCCCGGCGACGGCTTCACCCTGCACGCCTGCCACCTGCAGCCGCGCAGCCGCGGCCGCCTGTCGCTCAACGACGCCGACCCGCGTACGCCGGCACGGATCCAGGCGAACTATCTCAGCGATCCGGACGGCTTCGATCTGCGCATGCTGGTGGAATGCGCACGCCTGGCGCGGCGCATCCTGCAGCAGCCGGCGTTCGCTCCCTGGCGCGGCGCGGCGCTGCTGCCGGTACGCGAGGACCTGGACGAAGCCGGCCTGATCGCCTACATCCGCGCCAAGGCCGAGACCATCTACCACCCGATCGGCACCTGCCGGATGGGCAGCGACGCGCAGGCGGTGGTCGATCCGCAGCTGCGCCTGCGCGGGCTGGACGGACTGCGCGTGATCGATGCGTCGGTGATGCCGCGCCTGGTCAGCGGCAACACCAACGGCCCGACGCTGATGATCGCCGAGCGCGCCGCCGACCTGATCCGCGGCCACAGCGTGCTGCGCGCCGGCTGA
- a CDS encoding RelA/SpoT family protein, whose product MTLFAHHGLEALLQRPAAAALAPALREALLQAWHAQPEPAARAPWPVLADTLDALALLSADEAALLAALLFDLPGLRAQLAQLPVAPPARAQAVGGLLDGQDAADQVWALHAGREAGRNSEGLRRLLLSIVQDLRVVPILLARQLAKMRVADKLPEAQRRALAQLTRDIHAPLANRLGIWQLKWELEDLAFRHLEPDTYRRIAREVDESRVARERYIEAVKKILSKALGEQGLHAEISGRPKHIYSIWRKMQKKRLAFDQLYDLRAVRVMVDDVAACYAALGVVHALWAPVPSEFDDYIARPKANDYRSLHTAVVGPEGRTIEVQIRTHEMHAQAELGVAAHWKYKEGGKGAEKAFDRKITWMRQLLEQSQDGEQGGLAGALDAELVEDRVYALTPMGEVIDLPQGATPLDFAYHVHTMVGHRCRGAKVNNRIVPLTHKLRSGDRVEILTGKEAAPRRDWLLPANGYLASGRSRDKVRAWFHKLDRVRNVQAGKDLLERELKRLGLQHADLLPAAKKFHADGIEELYIQVALGDVGPSQVGRALHEAERAVAQPAAPAPPRPSARRSGLTKSKFTVQGVGNLLVQLARCCQPVAGEPIAGYLTRTRGVTVHRIDCAVFARLAAGNPQRVLPVEWGQAGGGYEVDVLVRAMDRRWLLKDITNLIAQEDAHVLEINSDNVRDSGRTQLRLRLKVGDYGQLSTLLGKLDALPGVDEARRLG is encoded by the coding sequence TTGACTCTCTTCGCTCATCACGGCCTGGAGGCGCTGCTGCAGCGTCCGGCTGCCGCAGCGCTGGCGCCCGCGCTGCGCGAGGCGTTGCTGCAGGCCTGGCATGCGCAGCCGGAACCGGCCGCGCGCGCGCCGTGGCCGGTGCTGGCCGATACGCTGGACGCGCTGGCGCTGCTGTCTGCCGACGAAGCGGCGCTGCTGGCCGCGTTGCTGTTCGACCTGCCGGGGTTGCGCGCGCAGCTGGCGCAGTTGCCGGTCGCGCCGCCGGCACGCGCGCAGGCGGTCGGTGGCCTGCTCGATGGACAGGACGCGGCCGACCAGGTCTGGGCGCTGCACGCCGGGCGCGAGGCCGGGCGCAACAGCGAGGGCCTGCGCCGGCTGCTGCTGTCGATCGTGCAGGATCTGCGCGTGGTGCCGATCCTGTTGGCGCGGCAACTGGCGAAGATGCGCGTGGCCGACAAGCTGCCCGAGGCGCAGCGCCGCGCGCTGGCGCAGCTGACCCGCGACATCCACGCGCCGCTGGCCAACCGCCTGGGCATCTGGCAGTTGAAGTGGGAACTGGAGGACCTGGCGTTCCGCCACCTGGAGCCGGACACCTACCGGCGCATCGCGCGCGAGGTGGACGAGAGCCGGGTGGCGCGCGAGCGCTACATCGAGGCGGTCAAGAAGATCCTGTCCAAGGCGCTGGGCGAGCAGGGCCTGCATGCGGAGATCAGCGGCCGGCCCAAGCACATCTACAGCATCTGGCGGAAGATGCAGAAGAAGCGGCTGGCCTTCGACCAGCTGTACGACCTGCGCGCGGTGCGGGTGATGGTCGACGACGTCGCCGCCTGCTATGCCGCGCTGGGCGTGGTGCACGCGCTGTGGGCGCCGGTGCCCAGCGAGTTCGACGACTACATCGCGCGGCCCAAGGCCAACGACTACCGCTCGCTGCACACCGCCGTGGTCGGCCCGGAAGGGCGCACGATCGAGGTGCAGATCCGCACCCACGAGATGCACGCGCAGGCCGAACTGGGCGTGGCCGCGCACTGGAAATACAAGGAAGGCGGCAAGGGCGCGGAGAAGGCGTTCGACCGCAAGATCACCTGGATGCGGCAGCTGCTGGAACAGTCGCAGGACGGCGAGCAGGGCGGGCTGGCCGGCGCGCTCGATGCCGAGCTGGTCGAGGACCGGGTCTATGCGCTGACCCCGATGGGTGAGGTGATCGATCTGCCGCAGGGCGCCACGCCGCTGGATTTCGCCTACCACGTGCACACCATGGTCGGGCACCGCTGCCGCGGCGCCAAGGTCAACAACCGCATCGTGCCGCTGACCCACAAGCTGCGCAGCGGCGACCGCGTCGAGATCCTGACCGGCAAGGAGGCCGCGCCGCGCCGCGACTGGCTGCTGCCGGCCAACGGCTACCTGGCCAGCGGCCGCTCGCGCGACAAGGTGCGTGCCTGGTTCCACAAGCTCGATCGTGTGCGCAACGTGCAGGCCGGCAAGGACCTGCTCGAACGCGAACTCAAGCGCCTGGGCCTGCAGCACGCCGACCTGCTGCCGGCGGCGAAGAAGTTCCATGCCGACGGCATCGAGGAGCTGTACATCCAGGTCGCGCTCGGCGACGTCGGCCCCAGCCAGGTCGGCCGCGCCCTGCACGAGGCCGAGCGCGCCGTGGCGCAGCCGGCCGCGCCGGCGCCGCCGCGGCCGAGCGCACGCCGCAGCGGATTGACCAAGTCCAAGTTCACCGTGCAGGGCGTGGGCAATCTGCTGGTGCAGCTGGCACGCTGCTGCCAGCCGGTCGCCGGCGAGCCGATCGCCGGCTACCTGACCCGCACCCGCGGCGTCACCGTGCACCGCATCGACTGCGCCGTCTTCGCCCGGCTCGCCGCCGGCAATCCGCAACGGGTGCTGCCGGTGGAGTGGGGCCAGGCCGGCGGCGGCTACGAGGTCGACGTGCTGGTGCGGGCGATGGACCGGCGCTGGCTGCTCAAGGACATCACCAACCTGATCGCGCAGGAGGATGCCCACGTGCTGGAGATCAACAGCGACAACGTGCGCGACAGCGGCCGCACCCAGCTGCGGCTGCGCTTGAAGGTCGGCGACTACGGCCAGCTGTCGACCCTGCTCGGCAAGCTCGACGCGCTGCCCGGCGTGGATGAGGCGCGGCGCCTGGGTTGA
- a CDS encoding glycosyltransferase: MSMSWANLRYALNRFAGLLRRGLASLRSRGWRSTWQRLRVHAQPLPPPRRTLFAVAPQPFAAFAVPASDAPLASIVIPVYNHVAHTLACLRALAAHPPAAACEILVIDDGSSDETVQWLPQIHGLHYHVRARNGGFIATCNDGAARARGRYLVFLNNDTVPQPGWLDALLDTFAQVPQAGLVTAQLLYPDGRLQEAGGVVFADGSAWSYGRFESPEDPRYAYLRDIDYGAGAALAIERERFLALGGFDTRYLPAYYEDTDLAFAVRKAGLRTLLQPASQVVHDEGTSNGTDTGSGIKAYQVRNRGVFAAKWADVLAQQLPPGTVPTPARLHRHQRQVLILDEALPQPDRDSASLRQLNLIRLLLQEGAHVVLVPSGRAHASRHSEALQRLGVEVWYAPYLKNLSWFLQQHGARFHAVLLVRHHVAHACLPLLRRFAPQARRLFDTVDLHYLRERRGAELAGDARLLREAERTRARELEVMAQVDVTVLVSGVERGQLQREAPQVRTALISNLHEVAGPGLPWAQRRDLVFVGGFRHAPNADAVRWFLQEVFAPLRALLPQLRFHCIGADLPDEIRRLGAATPGVELLGYVPDIGTYMDDIRIAVAPLRFGAGVKGKVNLSMAHGQPVVATPCAVEGMHLRHGEDVLIAETAPQFVAALAQLYTDEALWNTLAGNGLRNIATHFSLDAARATVRQVFLD, translated from the coding sequence ATGTCGATGTCCTGGGCGAACCTGCGCTACGCCCTGAACCGTTTTGCCGGCCTGCTGCGGCGCGGCCTGGCCAGCCTGCGCTCGCGCGGCTGGCGCAGCACCTGGCAACGGCTGCGGGTGCATGCGCAGCCGTTGCCGCCGCCGCGGCGCACGCTGTTCGCGGTCGCGCCGCAGCCGTTCGCCGCCTTCGCCGTGCCGGCCAGCGACGCGCCGCTGGCCAGCATCGTGATCCCGGTCTACAACCATGTCGCGCATACCCTCGCCTGCCTGCGTGCGTTGGCCGCGCACCCGCCGGCGGCGGCCTGCGAAATCCTGGTGATCGACGACGGCAGCAGCGACGAGACCGTGCAGTGGCTGCCGCAGATCCACGGCCTGCACTACCACGTGCGGGCGCGCAACGGCGGCTTCATCGCCACCTGCAACGACGGCGCGGCGCGCGCGCGCGGCCGCTACCTGGTGTTCCTCAACAACGACACGGTGCCGCAGCCGGGCTGGCTGGATGCGCTGCTGGACACCTTCGCGCAGGTGCCGCAGGCCGGCCTGGTCACCGCGCAACTGCTGTACCCGGACGGGCGCCTGCAGGAAGCCGGCGGCGTGGTCTTCGCCGACGGCAGCGCCTGGAGCTACGGCCGCTTCGAATCGCCGGAGGACCCGCGCTACGCCTACCTGCGCGACATCGACTACGGCGCCGGCGCGGCGCTGGCGATCGAGCGCGAACGCTTCCTGGCGCTGGGCGGTTTCGACACGCGCTACCTGCCGGCCTACTACGAAGACACCGACCTCGCCTTCGCCGTGCGCAAGGCCGGACTGCGCACCCTGCTGCAGCCGGCGAGCCAGGTGGTGCACGACGAGGGCACCAGCAACGGCACCGATACCGGCAGCGGCATCAAGGCCTATCAGGTGCGCAACCGCGGCGTGTTCGCGGCCAAATGGGCCGATGTGCTGGCGCAGCAGTTGCCGCCCGGCACCGTGCCGACCCCGGCACGGCTGCACCGCCATCAGCGCCAGGTGCTGATCCTCGACGAGGCGCTGCCGCAGCCGGATCGCGACTCGGCCTCGCTGCGCCAGCTCAACCTGATCCGCCTGCTGCTGCAGGAAGGCGCGCACGTGGTGTTGGTGCCCAGCGGCCGCGCGCACGCCAGCCGCCACAGCGAGGCGCTGCAGCGGCTCGGCGTGGAGGTGTGGTATGCGCCGTACCTGAAGAACCTGAGCTGGTTCCTGCAGCAGCACGGCGCGCGCTTCCATGCGGTGCTGCTGGTGCGCCACCACGTCGCCCACGCCTGCCTGCCGCTGTTGCGCCGCTTCGCGCCGCAGGCGCGGCGGCTGTTCGATACCGTGGACCTGCACTACTTGCGCGAACGCCGCGGCGCCGAGCTGGCCGGTGACGCGCGGCTGCTGCGCGAGGCCGAGCGCACCCGCGCGCGCGAGCTGGAGGTGATGGCCCAGGTCGATGTCACCGTGCTGGTCAGCGGGGTCGAGCGCGGACAGCTGCAGCGCGAGGCGCCGCAGGTGCGCACCGCGCTGATTTCCAATTTGCACGAGGTTGCCGGACCGGGCCTGCCGTGGGCGCAGCGTCGCGACCTGGTGTTCGTCGGCGGCTTCCGCCATGCGCCCAACGCGGATGCGGTGCGCTGGTTCCTGCAGGAGGTGTTCGCGCCGCTGCGCGCGCTGCTGCCGCAGCTGCGCTTCCACTGCATCGGCGCCGACCTGCCCGACGAGATCCGCCGTCTCGGTGCGGCCACGCCCGGGGTGGAATTGCTCGGCTACGTGCCGGACATCGGCACCTACATGGACGACATCCGCATCGCGGTGGCGCCGCTGCGCTTCGGCGCCGGGGTCAAGGGCAAGGTCAACCTGAGCATGGCGCATGGCCAGCCGGTGGTGGCCACACCGTGCGCGGTGGAAGGCATGCACCTGCGCCACGGCGAGGACGTGCTGATCGCCGAGACCGCGCCGCAGTTCGTCGCCGCGCTGGCGCAGCTGTACACCGACGAGGCGCTGTGGAACACGCTGGCCGGCAACGGCCTGCGCAACATCGCCACGCACTTCTCGCTGGACGCAGCGCGCGCCACGGTGCGCCAGGTGTTTCTGGACTAG
- a CDS encoding serine hydrolase domain-containing protein: MKQNSRQRLLRPVATGLLGALLPFAMSSTAQTPAPSQPLPPPIYTEATRYTSPTQPLPYRAALPDSKVLPLARDFDVASLEAMAEQLTYGERVPGLAVAIVHNGQVISARGYGVTDVNRPEPVDAHTVFRLASLSKAFAGTMAGLLVNDGTLRWDSKVTDYVPGFQLSDPVATRQLNVADLLSHRVGLTYNAYDRDVESNTDYYTLSHKLAYAPLKCAPGECYAYQNVAFSLIGDVVFAASGSFYEQSVERRIFKPLGMNDASMGLAGIQASPRWARPHVRSRNGWVSLMPKPTYYRLAPAAGVNASISDMAQWLIAQTGHRPDVLPAPLLATLHAPLITTPGEMRSGWRRERVNSASYALGWRIFDYSGHQVVFHAGAVQGYRGLVALVPERDLGVAILWNGESGLPSGLLPTILDRAIGLPAQRWLDVDTDFGSDNMMAERADPKDKKGASASKSVASPH, encoded by the coding sequence ATGAAACAGAACAGCAGGCAGCGGCTCCTTCGACCGGTGGCAACCGGGTTGCTCGGGGCATTGCTGCCCTTTGCGATGTCCTCCACCGCGCAGACGCCGGCGCCCTCGCAACCGCTGCCGCCGCCGATCTACACCGAGGCCACGCGCTACACCTCGCCGACCCAGCCGCTGCCGTACCGCGCCGCGCTGCCGGACAGCAAGGTGCTGCCGCTGGCCCGGGACTTCGATGTCGCCAGCCTGGAAGCGATGGCCGAGCAGCTCACCTACGGCGAGCGCGTGCCCGGCCTGGCGGTGGCGATCGTGCACAACGGCCAGGTGATCAGCGCGCGCGGCTACGGTGTCACCGACGTCAACCGCCCCGAGCCGGTCGATGCGCACACCGTGTTCCGCCTGGCCTCGCTGTCCAAGGCCTTCGCCGGCACCATGGCCGGCCTGCTGGTCAACGACGGCACCCTGCGCTGGGACAGCAAGGTCACCGACTACGTGCCCGGCTTCCAGCTCAGCGACCCGGTCGCCACGCGCCAGTTGAACGTGGCCGACCTGCTCAGCCATCGCGTCGGCCTGACCTACAACGCCTACGACCGCGACGTCGAGTCCAACACCGACTACTACACGCTCAGCCACAAGCTCGCCTACGCCCCGCTCAAGTGCGCGCCCGGCGAGTGCTATGCGTACCAGAACGTGGCCTTCAGCCTGATCGGCGACGTGGTGTTCGCCGCCTCCGGCAGCTTCTACGAGCAGTCGGTGGAGCGCCGCATCTTCAAGCCGCTGGGCATGAACGATGCCAGCATGGGCCTGGCCGGGATCCAGGCCAGCCCGCGTTGGGCGCGCCCGCACGTGCGCAGCCGCAACGGCTGGGTGTCGCTGATGCCCAAGCCCACCTACTACCGGCTGGCCCCGGCCGCCGGCGTCAACGCCAGCATCAGCGACATGGCGCAGTGGCTGATCGCGCAGACCGGGCACCGGCCGGACGTGCTGCCGGCGCCGCTGCTGGCGACCCTGCATGCGCCGCTGATCACCACGCCCGGCGAGATGCGCTCGGGCTGGCGCCGCGAGCGGGTCAACTCGGCCAGCTACGCGCTGGGCTGGCGCATCTTCGATTACTCGGGCCACCAGGTCGTCTTCCATGCCGGTGCGGTGCAGGGCTATCGCGGCCTGGTCGCGCTGGTGCCGGAGCGCGACCTGGGCGTGGCGATCCTGTGGAACGGCGAGAGCGGCCTGCCCTCCGGCCTGCTGCCGACCATCCTCGACCGTGCGATCGGCCTGCCGGCGCAGCGCTGGCTGGACGTGGACACCGACTTCGGCAGCGACAACATGATGGCCGAGCGTGCGGACCCGAAGGACAAGAAGGGCGCCTCCGCGTCCAAGTCGGTCGCCTCGCCGCACTGA